A window of the Mucilaginibacter sp. cycad4 genome harbors these coding sequences:
- a CDS encoding NAD(P)/FAD-dependent oxidoreductase, producing MEQKKNTRPRVAIIGGGFGGIHLAKKLKDAPVDVLMIDKHNYHTFQPLLYQVAGGAIAADSIGFPLRRIFTRQKNFRFALAEVKKINAETNTLDTDIGTIYYDYLAIATGSNTNFFGNKEIEHFAMPMKNIPEALNLRSLILQNLEMSLVSKDPEEKAALMTFVVVGGGPTGVELSGALAEMRELILMKDYHGLRKHSMSVYLVEGKAELLAAFSPGARAKAKKFLQDMDVTIYNSVHVESYNGYELKIDNGTSLLTRNVLWAAGVKGEFPEGISADNIARGNRILVDEFNKVKGYENIYAIGDVAAMITDEYPNGHPGVAPVAIQQGQNLGENVYRMFERKPLVPFKYRDKGSLATIGRNKAVADLGKIHFQGFFAWLVWGFVHIMSLAGFTNKGIIFFSWAINYFTKNSDNRLIVRYFDTETRMTDPESR from the coding sequence ATGGAGCAAAAAAAGAATACCAGGCCACGGGTGGCAATTATTGGGGGTGGATTTGGCGGGATACATTTAGCTAAAAAACTAAAAGATGCACCTGTTGATGTGCTGATGATTGATAAGCACAATTATCACACCTTTCAGCCCTTGTTGTACCAGGTTGCAGGAGGCGCCATAGCAGCCGATTCAATTGGTTTTCCGTTGCGACGGATCTTCACGAGGCAAAAGAATTTTCGCTTCGCGCTTGCAGAGGTGAAGAAGATCAATGCCGAAACTAATACGCTTGATACCGATATCGGCACCATTTATTATGATTACCTCGCGATAGCAACCGGCTCCAATACCAATTTTTTCGGCAATAAAGAGATAGAGCATTTTGCCATGCCGATGAAGAATATCCCGGAGGCATTAAACTTAAGGAGCCTGATCCTGCAAAATCTCGAGATGTCGCTCGTATCTAAAGACCCGGAAGAAAAAGCGGCGTTAATGACCTTTGTGGTTGTAGGCGGTGGCCCAACCGGTGTGGAGTTATCCGGCGCCCTTGCCGAAATGCGCGAGCTGATATTAATGAAGGATTACCATGGTTTGCGTAAACATAGCATGAGTGTTTACCTTGTTGAAGGTAAAGCGGAGCTGCTGGCCGCGTTTTCGCCCGGGGCGAGGGCCAAGGCCAAGAAGTTTTTGCAGGATATGGACGTGACCATTTATAACAGCGTACACGTGGAAAGCTATAATGGATACGAGCTTAAGATAGATAACGGTACATCACTGTTAACCCGCAACGTACTTTGGGCGGCAGGGGTAAAGGGCGAATTCCCTGAAGGCATTTCTGCCGATAATATAGCCCGCGGTAACCGCATCCTGGTTGATGAATTTAATAAGGTAAAAGGTTACGAAAATATTTATGCCATAGGCGATGTAGCCGCCATGATCACCGACGAATATCCAAACGGGCATCCCGGAGTAGCGCCCGTGGCCATCCAGCAGGGGCAAAACCTTGGCGAAAACGTTTACCGTATGTTTGAGCGTAAGCCGCTGGTGCCCTTCAAATACAGGGATAAAGGCTCGCTTGCAACCATAGGACGTAATAAAGCGGTGGCGGATTTGGGGAAGATCCATTTTCAGGGATTTTTTGCCTGGCTGGTGTGGGGATTTGTACACATCATGTCTTTGGCCGGCTTTACCAATAAGGGTATTATATTTTTTAGCTGGGCCATCAACTATTTCACCAAAAACAGCGACAACCGACTCATCGTACGCTATTTTGATACCGAAACCCGGATGACCGATCCTGAATCGAGATAA
- a CDS encoding sodium:proton antiporter, producing MDLFVVIALLVIVSAIFSYLNARFIKLPGTIGIVLLATITSITILIVDKIDSSIADYLGTLAKNINFSKAVLNVLLGFLLFSSSFNLDGRKLKKEMRPVFVLSTLGVIISTAVFGFLLFYVAPVFHIHMPLIYCLLFGALISPTDPVAVAAIIRNSKLPANLETIISGESLFNDGIGLILFVIILEIARVGEEKIELAKVTMLIVKEIIGGMVAGGILGYVAHRLMHSVKDFQTIVLISLALVMGLSVLAVLLGFSLPLSVVIAGLFAGGQSINQDNKERSHEALEKFWKLVDEILNTILFVMIGLQLVNLPFVNNYWVTGSISIVTVLIARWMSIMLPLTFLRHTLKVNYGNINIMTWAGLRGAISIALALSLPNTPYRHLILSGSYFIVIFSVIVQGLTLNKMINSASKKIEE from the coding sequence ATGGATCTGTTTGTTGTAATTGCTTTACTGGTTATTGTCAGCGCGATTTTCTCGTACCTTAACGCCCGCTTTATCAAGCTGCCGGGTACCATTGGCATTGTGTTACTGGCAACCATTACTTCTATCACCATACTTATCGTTGATAAAATTGATTCATCGATAGCCGATTACCTGGGGACACTCGCCAAAAATATCAATTTTTCAAAAGCAGTATTGAATGTGCTGCTTGGTTTCCTGCTTTTTTCAAGTTCATTTAATTTGGATGGCCGGAAGCTGAAGAAAGAGATGCGCCCGGTATTTGTATTGAGTACATTGGGGGTTATTATTTCAACCGCGGTATTTGGGTTCTTGTTGTTCTACGTAGCCCCGGTTTTTCATATCCATATGCCGCTGATCTATTGCCTGTTGTTCGGCGCTTTGATCTCACCAACTGATCCTGTGGCGGTTGCGGCCATTATCCGTAATTCAAAATTACCTGCCAATCTTGAAACCATTATTTCGGGCGAATCCCTTTTTAATGATGGGATAGGGCTGATCCTGTTTGTGATTATCCTGGAGATAGCCCGTGTGGGAGAAGAGAAAATTGAGTTAGCTAAAGTAACGATGCTTATCGTAAAAGAAATTATAGGAGGGATGGTAGCCGGTGGCATTTTAGGTTATGTTGCTCATCGGCTGATGCACTCGGTTAAAGATTTTCAGACTATCGTATTGATCTCGCTTGCTTTAGTAATGGGTTTATCGGTGCTGGCGGTATTACTTGGTTTCTCACTTCCACTGTCAGTTGTTATAGCCGGATTATTTGCCGGAGGCCAATCCATCAATCAGGATAATAAAGAACGGTCGCACGAGGCTTTGGAAAAATTCTGGAAGCTGGTTGATGAGATCCTCAACACCATTTTATTTGTGATGATTGGCCTGCAACTGGTTAACCTGCCTTTTGTAAATAATTACTGGGTAACGGGAAGCATCTCTATTGTTACTGTTTTAATAGCCCGCTGGATGAGTATCATGCTGCCGCTCACGTTTTTAAGGCATACACTTAAAGTAAATTATGGCAATATCAACATCATGACCTGGGCAGGCTTACGGGGAGCCATATCTATAGCCCTTGCGTTGTCATTACCCAATACGCCATACCGGCACCTGATTTTGTCGGGAAGCTATTTTATCGTGATATTTTCAGTGATTGTGCAAGGGCTAACCTTAAACAAAATGATCAACAGTGCTTCCAAAAAGATAGAAGAGTAA
- a CDS encoding FMN-binding negative transcriptional regulator produces the protein MYTPKHFQLTDEQEAISFMQRYSFATIVTATDNVPFATHIPFLVSKRDDKIVLSSHFARANPQAAEIIGKDILVIFTEPHAYISPKHYEKETNVPTWNYIAIHAYGKATILPEGEQTAGLLVQMISNYEADYLIQWNSLPDEYKQRMMKGIVAFEIIVDDLQGKQKLSQNRTETERENIITALGNSEDTVEAEIGKYMSRLK, from the coding sequence ATGTATACTCCCAAACATTTCCAGTTAACGGATGAGCAGGAAGCGATCAGCTTTATGCAACGTTATAGCTTTGCAACAATTGTTACCGCTACTGACAATGTTCCGTTTGCTACCCACATCCCATTCCTGGTAAGTAAACGCGATGATAAAATTGTTCTTTCATCACATTTCGCCAGGGCTAATCCGCAGGCTGCCGAAATTATAGGCAAGGACATCCTGGTGATCTTTACCGAGCCCCACGCCTATATCTCGCCCAAACATTACGAAAAGGAAACCAACGTACCTACCTGGAATTATATCGCGATACATGCCTATGGTAAAGCTACAATACTACCCGAAGGTGAACAAACTGCTGGTCTGTTGGTGCAAATGATAAGTAATTATGAGGCCGATTATCTTATCCAATGGAATAGCCTGCCTGATGAATACAAGCAACGAATGATGAAAGGGATTGTAGCTTTTGAGATCATTGTTGATGACCTTCAGGGTAAACAAAAGCTTAGTCAAAACCGCACCGAAACCGAACGGGAAAATATCATCACAGCGTTAGGTAATAGTGAAGATACCGTTGAAGCTGAGATTGGCAAATACATGTCGCGCCTAAAATAA
- a CDS encoding N-acetylornithine carbamoyltransferase: protein MKLFSSVNDVADVNALVKEALALKQDPFAHQQLGKNKTLALVFLNPSLRTRMSTQKAALNLGMNVMVLNIDKEGWALELRDGVIMDGTTVEHIREAAGVMGQYADIIGVRSFPGLRNREEDYSEMIFNKFVEFCKVPVVSLESATRHPLQSLADLITIEELKTTARPKVVLTWAPHIKPLPQAVPNSFSEWMCKADVDFTIVQPKGYELCTDFTQGANITYNQDEALAGADFIYVKNWSAYEPYGNILGKHEEWMLTNKKLELTNNAKVMHCLPVRRNLELSDEILDGPNSIVVHEAGNRVWAAQAVLKQMLESL, encoded by the coding sequence ATGAAACTATTCTCTTCTGTTAATGATGTTGCCGATGTTAACGCACTTGTAAAAGAGGCATTGGCACTTAAGCAGGATCCCTTTGCACACCAGCAACTTGGTAAAAATAAAACACTGGCCCTGGTGTTTTTAAACCCAAGTCTGCGTACCCGTATGAGCACACAAAAAGCAGCCCTTAACCTGGGCATGAATGTGATGGTGCTTAATATCGATAAAGAAGGCTGGGCACTTGAACTCCGCGATGGCGTGATCATGGACGGTACTACCGTTGAGCATATCCGCGAAGCAGCAGGCGTTATGGGGCAATATGCTGATATTATTGGCGTACGTTCGTTCCCCGGCTTAAGGAACCGTGAGGAAGATTATAGCGAGATGATTTTTAACAAGTTTGTTGAGTTTTGCAAAGTACCGGTTGTGAGCCTGGAATCGGCCACACGTCACCCGCTGCAAAGTTTGGCCGACTTGATCACTATTGAAGAGCTGAAAACAACAGCGCGTCCTAAAGTGGTTTTAACCTGGGCGCCGCATATCAAACCTTTGCCGCAGGCCGTACCTAACTCATTCTCTGAGTGGATGTGCAAGGCCGATGTCGACTTTACAATTGTACAACCTAAGGGCTATGAGCTTTGTACCGATTTTACACAGGGTGCAAACATCACTTACAACCAGGATGAAGCTTTGGCAGGCGCAGACTTTATCTACGTAAAAAACTGGTCGGCTTATGAGCCTTATGGCAATATATTAGGCAAACATGAAGAGTGGATGCTTACCAATAAAAAGCTGGAGTTAACCAACAATGCTAAAGTAATGCATTGTTTACCGGTACGCCGCAACTTAGAGTTATCGGACGAAATACTTGACGGACCAAATTCTATTGTGGTGCATGAAGCAGGTAACCGTGTTTGGGCCGCGCAGGCTGTACTTAAACAGATGTTGGAGAGCTTATAA
- a CDS encoding aminotransferase class III-fold pyridoxal phosphate-dependent enzyme → MNLFDVYPINPINIVRGQGSLVYDAQDTEYLDMYGGHAVISIGHTHPHYVKRLEDQLHKLGFYSNSIEIPIQKELAQKLGKVSGKEDYQLFLCNSGAEANENALKLASFYNGKKKVIAFSKSFHGRTSLAVAVTDNPKIVAPINETDNVIFLPWADEAALEEAFKNNEISSVIIEGIQGVGGIQVAPETFLQKIRSLCDEYNAVFIADSVQCGYGRTGKFFSHDFAGVDADIYSMAKGMGNGFPVGGIIISPKIQPAYGMLGTTFGGNHLACAAGLAVLETMEQDNLLQNAAEVGGYLIKELNKLEQVKEVRGRGLMIGIELPEELAHARKELLNKHHIFTGEAKPNVIRLLPALNLTKAHADRFLEAFVNVLNQ, encoded by the coding sequence ATGAATCTGTTCGACGTTTATCCTATAAATCCCATCAACATAGTAAGAGGACAAGGCAGCTTGGTTTATGATGCTCAGGATACTGAATACCTGGATATGTATGGCGGTCACGCTGTAATCTCTATCGGTCATACCCACCCGCATTATGTGAAGCGTTTGGAAGACCAGCTTCATAAGCTTGGCTTTTACTCTAATTCTATCGAGATCCCAATTCAAAAAGAATTGGCTCAAAAATTAGGCAAAGTTTCGGGTAAGGAAGATTATCAATTATTCCTGTGTAACTCAGGTGCCGAGGCTAATGAGAATGCATTGAAACTGGCTTCTTTTTACAACGGTAAAAAGAAAGTTATCGCTTTCAGTAAATCATTCCATGGCCGTACCTCATTGGCGGTTGCTGTAACCGACAATCCAAAGATCGTTGCCCCTATCAATGAAACTGATAACGTGATCTTTTTGCCATGGGCTGATGAAGCTGCGCTGGAAGAAGCATTCAAAAACAATGAAATTTCTTCGGTAATTATTGAAGGCATCCAGGGTGTTGGTGGTATCCAGGTTGCTCCTGAAACCTTCCTGCAAAAGATCCGTTCATTGTGCGACGAATATAATGCCGTTTTCATTGCTGATTCCGTACAGTGCGGTTACGGTCGTACAGGTAAATTCTTCTCGCATGATTTTGCCGGTGTAGATGCCGATATTTACAGTATGGCTAAAGGGATGGGTAATGGTTTCCCTGTTGGAGGCATCATTATTTCGCCAAAAATACAGCCGGCATATGGCATGTTAGGTACAACTTTTGGTGGCAATCACTTAGCTTGCGCCGCAGGTTTAGCTGTTCTTGAAACTATGGAACAGGATAACCTGCTGCAAAATGCTGCCGAGGTTGGCGGCTACTTAATAAAAGAGCTTAACAAGCTGGAGCAGGTTAAAGAAGTTCGCGGTCGTGGTTTGATGATCGGTATCGAATTACCTGAAGAATTAGCCCATGCACGTAAAGAATTGCTGAACAAGCACCATATATTTACCGGCGAAGCTAAACCAAACGTGATCAGGCTGTTACCTGCCTTGAATTTGACTAAGGCCCACGCCGATAGGTTCCTGGAAGCTTTTGTAAATGTATTGAATCAATAA
- the argC gene encoding N-acetyl-gamma-glutamyl-phosphate reductase, whose translation MLRILINHPNVEIVFVHSNSNAGNYVYEVHTDLFGDTDLKFASELSTDIDVLFLCVGHGDAKKFLEANAIPDSVKIIDLSQDFRLNQTSTLNGKSFVYGLPELNREAIKTAANIANPGCFATCLQLGLLPLASKGLLNNEVHVTATTGSTGAGQSLSPTSHFTWRNDNLSVYKAFSHQHLNEIGQSLRQLQAGFDKAINFIPYRGDFTRGIIASIYTESDLSEEEALALYQNYYDGHPFTHVTNRNIDLKQIVNTNKCFIQVKKHDNKIFIISIMDNLLKGASGQAVQNMNLLFGLDERAGLRLKGIAF comes from the coding sequence ATGCTTCGGATCCTGATCAACCACCCTAACGTGGAGATAGTTTTTGTGCATAGCAACAGCAATGCCGGTAACTATGTTTACGAAGTGCATACCGACCTGTTTGGCGATACCGATCTTAAATTTGCATCTGAGCTATCCACAGATATTGATGTACTTTTCCTTTGTGTTGGTCATGGCGATGCTAAAAAGTTTTTGGAAGCGAATGCTATTCCCGATTCAGTTAAGATCATTGACTTGAGCCAGGATTTCAGGCTTAATCAAACCTCAACTTTAAACGGTAAAAGCTTTGTTTACGGATTACCTGAATTAAATCGCGAAGCCATTAAAACGGCTGCTAACATTGCCAATCCGGGTTGCTTTGCTACCTGTTTGCAATTGGGGCTGCTTCCGCTGGCATCAAAGGGTTTGCTGAATAATGAGGTTCATGTTACAGCAACAACAGGCTCAACCGGTGCAGGCCAAAGCTTGTCGCCTACTTCGCATTTTACCTGGCGTAACGATAACCTTTCTGTTTACAAGGCTTTCAGTCACCAGCATTTGAATGAGATTGGTCAGTCGTTAAGGCAATTACAGGCGGGTTTTGATAAGGCCATCAACTTTATTCCCTATCGGGGTGACTTTACCCGCGGCATTATTGCTTCAATTTACACTGAAAGCGATTTGAGTGAGGAAGAAGCTTTAGCTCTTTACCAAAACTATTACGATGGCCATCCATTTACGCATGTAACCAACCGTAATATCGATTTAAAGCAAATTGTGAACACCAACAAATGCTTTATCCAGGTAAAAAAACACGATAACAAAATATTCATTATCAGCATAATGGATAACTTACTTAAAGGCGCTTCCGGCCAGGCAGTACAGAACATGAACTTATTGTTCGGGCTGGACGAGCGCGCAGGCTTACGACTTAAAGGAATAGCTTTTTAG
- a CDS encoding cupin domain-containing protein, protein MLNKEKMADPTNQSHVQVSPSGGGGGIVFSKGECLKHYNWGDDCHGWTFIDTDVLSVKQELMPPDTAEQLHYHEKATQVFFILKGRATFSIDGEVTVLKPEQGIEIHPGQKHFISNNDRSDLEFILYSYPSTNNDRINLAP, encoded by the coding sequence ATGCTCAATAAAGAAAAAATGGCCGATCCAACAAATCAATCACACGTTCAAGTCTCTCCTTCAGGGGGCGGAGGGGGCATCGTTTTTTCAAAAGGCGAATGCTTAAAACATTATAACTGGGGCGACGATTGCCATGGATGGACTTTCATTGATACTGACGTTTTATCCGTTAAGCAGGAGCTAATGCCGCCAGATACTGCTGAGCAATTGCATTATCATGAAAAAGCCACACAAGTATTTTTTATTTTAAAAGGACGGGCTACGTTTTCGATAGACGGCGAGGTTACAGTATTGAAGCCCGAACAGGGCATTGAGATCCATCCCGGTCAAAAGCATTTCATCAGCAATAACGACCGGAGCGACCTCGAGTTTATTTTATATTCATATCCATCTACAAATAATGATCGGATAAATTTAGCCCCCTAA
- the argG gene encoding argininosuccinate synthase → MKKKVVLAYSGGLDTSFCCIYLTKDLGYEVHSVIVNTGGFSEEELKGVEERAYKMGVTSHHVVDETENFYNTCVRFLIYGNVLKNNTYPLSVSAERVSQATAIANYAKEIGAEFVAHGSTGAGNDQVRFDMIFNILVPEVKIITPIRDLKLSREEEIEYLKKHGVDMNFEKAKYSINKGIWGTSVGGKETLTSNLGLPEEAWPTQVTASEVKDLVLTFEKGELVAIGDEKYDHPTKAIQALQAIAQPYGIGRDIHVGDTIIGIKGRVGFEAAAPMVIIKAHHTLEKHVLTKWQLSWKDQLSSFYGNWLHEGQFHDPIMRNVEAFLNDTQKNVTGKVFVQLHPYRFQVIGIESPYDLMSNKFGSYGEMNNAWSGEDVKGFSKIFGNQVMIYHKVNAAPQPPEGGANAQ, encoded by the coding sequence ATGAAGAAAAAAGTAGTATTAGCTTATAGCGGGGGTTTGGATACCTCATTTTGCTGTATTTATTTAACAAAGGACCTTGGTTATGAGGTTCATTCGGTTATTGTAAATACCGGCGGTTTTAGCGAGGAAGAGTTAAAAGGCGTTGAAGAACGCGCTTATAAAATGGGCGTAACTTCACACCATGTGGTTGATGAAACCGAAAACTTTTACAATACCTGCGTACGCTTTTTAATTTACGGTAACGTATTAAAAAACAACACCTATCCGCTATCTGTAAGTGCCGAACGCGTAAGCCAGGCAACTGCTATTGCTAATTACGCTAAAGAAATTGGTGCCGAATTTGTTGCCCATGGCAGTACCGGTGCCGGTAACGACCAGGTGCGTTTTGATATGATCTTTAACATCCTTGTTCCGGAAGTAAAGATCATCACCCCTATCCGCGACCTGAAACTGAGCCGCGAAGAAGAGATCGAATACCTGAAAAAACATGGTGTTGATATGAACTTCGAGAAAGCTAAATACTCTATCAACAAAGGGATTTGGGGCACATCAGTTGGTGGTAAAGAAACACTTACTTCAAACCTGGGCTTGCCTGAAGAAGCATGGCCTACACAGGTAACTGCATCTGAAGTAAAAGACCTTGTGCTTACTTTTGAAAAAGGTGAATTAGTAGCCATTGGTGATGAAAAATATGATCATCCAACCAAGGCTATCCAGGCTTTGCAGGCTATCGCTCAGCCTTATGGCATTGGCAGGGATATTCACGTTGGTGATACTATTATCGGCATTAAAGGTCGAGTTGGCTTTGAAGCCGCCGCCCCTATGGTTATCATCAAAGCTCACCATACTTTAGAGAAACACGTGTTAACCAAATGGCAGCTTTCATGGAAAGATCAGTTATCATCTTTCTACGGCAACTGGCTGCATGAAGGCCAGTTTCATGATCCTATCATGCGCAATGTCGAAGCGTTCCTCAACGACACCCAGAAAAATGTTACCGGTAAAGTATTTGTTCAATTGCATCCATATCGCTTCCAGGTAATAGGTATCGAATCACCGTACGACCTGATGTCGAACAAGTTTGGCAGCTATGGCGAAATGAACAATGCATGGAGCGGCGAAGACGTTAAAGGTTTCTCCAAAATATTTGGCAACCAGGTAATGATCTATCATAAGGTTAACGCCGCCCCCCAGCCCCCTGAAGGGGGAGCAAATGCTCAATAA
- a CDS encoding GNAT family N-acetyltransferase, which translates to MTIQDFDIQVATAQHVDYATMICDEMAESAKARGTGIATRSPEYVANKMLEGKAVIALHKDGTWAGFCYIETWSHGDFVANSGLIVNPQFRKAGLAKAIKHRIFQLSRTKYPDAKIFGLTTGLAVMKINSELGYEPVTYSELTQDENFWAGCKSCVNFDILTSKGRKNCMCTAMLFDPAEKQKEYEEKMQRITHKATLLERIENAIKKRIGHVES; encoded by the coding sequence ATGACAATACAAGATTTTGATATTCAGGTTGCTACTGCACAGCATGTAGATTATGCCACTATGATTTGCGATGAGATGGCCGAATCGGCCAAGGCACGCGGAACTGGTATAGCCACACGTTCACCCGAATATGTTGCCAATAAAATGTTGGAAGGCAAAGCGGTTATAGCCTTGCATAAAGACGGCACCTGGGCCGGTTTTTGCTACATTGAAACATGGAGCCACGGCGACTTTGTTGCCAACTCGGGCCTTATTGTTAATCCGCAGTTCCGTAAGGCGGGATTGGCAAAGGCCATCAAGCACCGCATTTTCCAGTTATCGCGCACCAAATATCCCGATGCCAAAATATTCGGATTAACAACCGGTTTAGCTGTAATGAAGATCAACTCGGAGCTTGGCTACGAGCCGGTTACCTACTCCGAACTTACCCAGGATGAAAACTTTTGGGCAGGCTGCAAAAGCTGCGTAAACTTTGATATTTTAACCAGCAAAGGTCGCAAAAACTGCATGTGCACTGCTATGCTTTTTGATCCCGCCGAAAAACAAAAAGAATACGAAGAAAAGATGCAGCGCATAACCCACAAGGCGACACTTTTAGAGCGCATTGAAAACGCCATCAAAAAACGTATAGGGCACGTGGAAAGTTAA